The genome window TATCCCCGTGCTACCCATGCCCTTGATGGCATCAAAAAATTAGTGTGGGAATTAGAGCAAAAAGGCTATGCCTACGAAAAAGGAGGAGATGTTTATTATTCTGTCCATAAGTTTGCTGACTATGGCAAATTATCAGGGCGTAAACTAGAAGACTTACAAGCAGGGGCAGGGGGTAGAATAAATCAGTCGGGGGTAGAAAAAGAACATTCCTCTGATTTTGCCCTCTGGAAATCTGCCAAAGCAGGGGAGCCTAGTTTTGATTCCCCTTGGGGTAAAGGGCGCCCTGGCTGGCACATCGAATGTTCTGCCATGGTAAGGGATATGTTGGGGGAAACCATTGATATTCATGCGGGGGGCAATGACCTTATTTTTCCTCACCATGAAAACGAAATTGCCCAATCAGAAGCTGTTACAGGTAAATCTTTGGCTAACTATTGGATGCACAATGGCATGGTAAAGGTTGAAGGGGAAAAGATGTCTAAGTCTTTGGGTAATTTTATTACCATCCGAGAGCTTTTAGAACAATATGAGCCTATGGCGGTGCGGTTGTTTGTCTTACAGGCTAATTATCGTAAGCCCATCGATTTTACTAAGGATGCCATGGAGTCGGCTACCAATGGTTGGCATACCCTAGGAGAAGGTTTACAATTTGGTTTTAAGCATGGAGAAGCCTTAAATTGGACAGAAAAAACCCAACATACCATGATTAAATCGGTTCAGGAGCGTTTTTGTCAAGAGGTGGATCGAGATTTTAATTTTGCGGCAGGGGTAGCCATTTTATTTGATTTAGCAAAAGATTTGCGTCGGGAGTCAAATATTATGATTCATGAGGGCAAAACCACCACATCATCTCAAGAGTTGGGAGATAAATGGCATACTTTAATGACTTTGGCTGATGTGTTAGGGTTAAAGCTAGATGCAGTACAATCTGATACGACTTCAGCCCAGATGAGCGATGAGGAGGTAGAAAATCTTGTGCAGGAAAGAATTACTGCCCGTAAAAATAAAGATTTTGCTCAGGGCGATCGCATTCGGGATATATTAAAAGAACAAGGAATCACCCTCATTGACGGGGCTGGAGGTGTGACAAAATGGCATCGCTGAAACAATAATTAAAAGTGTTGGAATGTAGGACAGGTATAATAGATTATGATACCTCCCTCTTACCTTATACCTGTTCTTTTCTTCTCCATTTTCTACTATGAAAAATAAGGTTAAACAAATTAACGTTGGTTTAGTTGCCCTGATAATTTTTGCTTATTTGGGTAACTACTTTAACCTAAGATTATTTTTTGGTGTAGATTTTATTTTTGGAACTATTTTTGTGTGGTTAATTTCTTACTATTATGGTAAGTTTTGGGGTACTGTCGCAGGTTTTATTGCAGGGGTACATACCTACTTTTTATGGGGACATATTTACTCTGTTATTCTTTACACCCTTGAAGCCTTTACAGTTAACTTTTTTTGGCAAAGAAAATCTAAAAGTTTAGTTCTATTAACTACTTTATTTTGGTTAATTATTGCAACTCCTCTAATTATCATATCTTATTTGTACATTTTAAAAGTATCGTTACTAGGGGTGCTTTTAATTATTCTTAAACAGACTATAAATGGCATTTTAAATGCGATTATAGCCAGTATATTTATTTACTATTTCCCTTTAAATAAGATATTAAAAGTTCGTACTAAAAAGTTAGTTTTACCTTTTGAGCAAACCCTATTTAATTTATTAATTATTTGCACTTTTATTCCTCTGCTATTATTTAGCATTATAGCGAGTAATCATCAGTTACAAGAAATAGAAGGTCAGATAATTTCTAGGTTAAATCAAGTATCGGAGAGTTTTACTAATAAAATTAATTTATGGCAACAAGAAAATCAAAGGGCGATCGCCCTGTTAGCCGAAAAAGAGTCCAGTAATGGAGATGATAATAGAGAAAATAACCTTTCTTTAATAGTAAATATATTACCCTATTTTGACACAATTTACGTTACTGATGAACAAGGAATTATTATCGATGCTGTTTCTAAATATCAAGTTAGAAGAACAGAATTAATCGGAGTAGATATAAGTAATACAGATCATTTTATTATTTCAAAATTTAATGGACAAAATTTAATTACCGAACTTCACAGCGATATAGGAAATGAAAATCAACACATCGGTTTTGTTAGTTCTATTACCAAAAATAGTCAATGGTCTGGTCTTGTTTATGGAGCTATTAATATTAACTCTCTTCAAACATTTCTTAATGAAAATGCTACAGTTTTTCAAACTGATATGTACCTTTTAGGGCAACAAAATAAAATTCTTTTTAGTGCTAGTTCTCACCACACAGAAAATCAGTTTTTTAGCTTAGAAACTGATGATAATTATGAAGTGCGATCGCCCCGTTACAACAACCAATATCCAGACGAAGGCATCTATCAATCTTTACCCATAGTGCGAGGAATGCCCATCATGTCTCGATGGAGAGAATCAAGCTATTTTAAACAAATACCCATCCCCGAAAACCTCCCCCTAGACATTATCAGTAGCGTTCCCACCCGTCCTTATGTAGATAGTCTGCAAAGATATTATGTAAGACTCCTTACCATCATGATGGTAATAGTTTTAATTACCTTTTTCCTAGCGTACAAAATCAGTCAAAACATAGTTAAACCAATCAAAAGTTTAACAAAAATCACCACAGACTTACCAGAAAAAATTACCAGCGACCAATCCCTAGAATGGGAAAAAACCACCATCAAAGAAATAGAAATTCTCAGCAGCAATTATCAATCAATGATAATAGTGTTAAGGGAAAAATTTACCCAACTCAGAGAATCAAAAGAAAACCTTGCCATCAGGATAGCAGAGCGCACCAGAGAACTACAACTAAATACCGAAAAACTAGAATTACAGATAGAAAAAAAACAAGAAATAGAACAAAGACTAAGGGAAAAAGATGAACGTTATGAACTAGCCGTTTCAGGTACCAACGACGGTATCTGGGATTGGAACTTAAACACCAACGAAGTTTATTACTCCCCCGCATGGATGCGCATTATCGGCTACGAAGAAAACCCCCTTCCTAGTATCCTCGATACTTGGTTTGAACGCATTTATCAAGAAGATAAAGAAAATAATCTCCAAGAAATATACCTCTACTTAAACAGCAAAAAAGAACTATATCAAAACATTCACCGCCTCAAACATCGTAACGGTGAGTATGTATGGGTACAAGCCAAAGGAAAAAGAGACTTCGACAGTAACGGGAAACCCTATCGCCTAGTAGGTACCATTACCGACATCACCGACAAAGTAAAAGTAGAACAAGAATTAAGAATTGCCAAAGACCAAGCAGAGGCAGCTAACCTCGCCAAAAGTCAATTCTTAGCCACCATGAGCCACGAAATCCGCACTCCCATGAATGCCGTCATCGGTATGACAGGCTTACTCCTTGATACAGAATTAACCCCAGAACAACAAGAATTTACCGAGATTATCCGCACCAGTAGCGATAGTTTGCTCAGTATCATCAACGACATACTAGACTTCTCCAAAATTGAATCAGGAAAACTAGAACTAGAAAAACAACCCTTCTCCCTCTATCAAGTAGTAGAAGAATCCCTGGACTTATTAGCCCCCAAAGCATCCCAAAAAAATATCGAATTAGTTTACTTCCTTGATCCGGACATTTCCCCATCCATCATTGGTGATGTCACTCGTTTGCGACAAGTATTAGTAAACCTGCTCAGTAATGCCGTCAAATTTACCCCCAAAGGAGAAGTTATTTTATCCGCCAACATCGACTCTCCCCATCTTTCTGATAGTCAACAAGGTTACTTATTGTTTGTGGTAGAAGACACGGGTATTGGTGTTCCCAGTAACCGCATGGACAAATTATTTAAAGCCTTTTCCCAAGTAGATGCCTCCACCACTCGTAACTATGGCGGCACAGGATTGGGTTTAGCCATCTGCCAAAAATTAGTTAACCTAATGGGGGGTAGAATGTGGGTAGAAAGTCAAGGTCATGTGGCAGGAGATTGCCCTCCTCAATGGCAAATTACCTCCCATAGCGATACAAAGGGTTCAAAATTCTGTTTCACTATCAAAACCAGATTTTCCAGTGACATCCCTAGCTCTATGGAAACGAACAATTCACTGCTCAGAGGTAAAAAAGTTTTAGTGGTGGATGACAATGAAATTAACCGTCGTATGTTGCTCAGTCAGTGCCATAAATTTGGACTAGAAGTATTCGTTACCGCTTCAGGGGAAGAAACCCTCACCCTCATTGATCAAGAGCAACCAGACATCGACTTAGCCATTCTTGATATGCAAATGCCAAAAATGGATGGGGTAACCCTTGCTAAAGCTATTAGTGCCACGGAAAAATATCACTCAACTCCTTTGATATTATTGAGTTCCATCGGACACGCTGAAATCGAAAAAGCCCTCGAGCAAGTCAATTGGGCGGCAACCCTCATTAAACCCATAAAACAATCAAGACTTTATTATATCTTGTCCAAAATTATTCAAAATCCTGCCCTCAAAGCAAAGCCAGATCAACTTTCTCCTATTTCCTTAACCGATTCCATGGGAGGACAAGAATTGGCCATTACAACTCCTTTAAAGATACTCATTGCCGAAGATAATATTATCAATCAAAAGGTAATTACTAATATTCTTAAACGTTTGGGGTATCGTGCTGATGTGGTAGCCAATGGTTTGGAGGTATTAGATACCCTCCGCCGCCAATCCTATGACCTCATTTTAATGGATGTACAAATGCCAGAAATGGATGGTTTAACCGCTACTCGTCAAATACGGACTCTCTGGAATAGTGCGAGTAATGATTTTTACGGACAACCCCCTCAAATTATTGCCATGACAGCTAATGCCATGGAAGGGGATAGAGAGAGGTGTATTGAGGCAGGAATGAATGATTATTTATCGAAACCTGTAAGGGTGGAAGCTCTTATTGAAAAGTTAAAAACCGTGAAACGATCTGATTCTGCCGTTATATTTAATAATAGTTATCAGAAAGAAAAACCTGTTATCAAGCGCTCAATGACTGAACTAGATCCAAATATAATTGCTGAATTAAAGGACATGATAGGGGAGGAAGATTTTGAAGAGGTTTTCCAAGATTTAATTAATTCCTATTTAGAAGATAGTCCTAAGTTAATGGAAGGTCTTAAATTAGGGGTAGAAAAACAAGACCTAGCACAAATTAAAATTAGTTCTCACACTCTTAAGTCTAGTAGTGTTACTTTGGGAGCTACCTATTTATCCGACTTGTGTCGTCAAGTGGAAGCCCACACCTCCGATGGCAACATGAAGGCAATGGGGGAGTTATTGCCCTTGATTTTGACGGAATATGACCATGTGGAGGATTTGATGAAGGAGCAGTTACAGAAGTTAAACTGATTGATGGGTTAGGGAAGGGATTTTATAGTTATTATGAATGATTTTGCCGTCTGAAAATTGGATGGCTCGGTTGGTGAGTTGGGCAACTTCGTGTTCGTGGGTAACTAAGATTATGGTCATTCCTTCTTGGTTTAAGTCCTCAAAAATTTTCATTACTTCTTTGGTTGTTTCTGAATCTAAGGCTCCTGTGGGTTCGTCGGCGAGGAGGATTAGGGGTTTATTGACGATCGCCCGGGCGATGGCAACCCGCTGTTGTTGTCCTCCCGAAAGCTGATTAGGACGGTTATGGAGACGATTTTCTAAACCAACTTTTGTCAGGGCTTCCACTGCTCTGGCTTTTTGTTCTTCGGGAGATACCCCCGCATATTTCATGGGTAAAATTACATTTTCCAAAGCACTTAATTGGGCTAAAAGATGGAATTGCTGAAACACAAAACCGATTCTTTGATTGCGAATTATGGCTAGTTGCCGAGATGATAAGGAAGCCACATTATCCCCATTAAGATAATATTCCCCCTTGGTAGGTCTATCTAAACAACCTAAAATATTCATCATCGTAGATTTACCAGAGCCAGAAGTTCCCATAATAGAACAGTATTCTCCCGGCTCAATGGTTAAATTTACATCGGACAGGGCAACCACTTCTGTGTTACCACTGCCATAAATTTTATAGATATTTTCTAACTTGATTAAACAATTATCTAAACTAGAATCTTTGTTTTCCATTCTCTAAGTAAGGTTCGACCATGAATTATACTTACTTGCATAGTAAGCTAAAATCGACTCTAGTTGTTCGTTTTCCTTGGTAGGGAGATCCCCATCATACTCTATCAGTAAGCCCCCCACCTGACTTTGTAAATATTCAAATTCTTGGGAGGTTTGTTCTAATAAACTTACTTCAATGCCTTTTATCTGTCTTAGATGAGCCGCCACTTCCCTATATATAGCCAACGGAAGGCGATCGCACCTTATCTTTCTTTGTACTCTTTCCATGTATTACTCCTGCACACAATAAAATGATCATCAAAACTAAGTATTAAGACTGCGCCTCAGTCACGGGAGCAGGTTGCCCCACTTGACGAGTAACCCTCTTACCCATTTCCTCAAAAATCACAGTACCTTCTAAAGCACCTAAATTTCTTTCTACGAAATATAATCCCTCCTTCAACCGCACCGACTGACCTTCAGCAGGGTTAATATTAATAGCCCTAACCATTACCATACCATCAGTACCCATAAGAGACTCTCCCACCCTTACCGTGCGAGTAGAACCTCCCTCAGGAGTAGAAATGATCGCAACATTCTGTCCATTCACATCCATCACCCCAGAAATCAAAATTCTTTCTGCAAAAGTCGGTGGTGGTGGGGGAGGAGGAGCAACTTCCCCAGGTGCAATAGGAACTCCATCTGGTCCAATAATGGTGCCATCAGGGCCTACGGTGCTTCCTGGAGGTAAAGGAATTCCACCAGGTCCTACGATAGTTCCATCGGGTAATGTTGTCCCTGGAGGAAGAGGGGCTCCATCAGGTGCCATAGCGCCGGGAGGAGTTCCACCGGGGGGGACTGTTCCAGGGGCAGTTCCATCAGGTTGTGTAGTGGCACCATTTTCTATTTCTTGAGGAACTGTTTGAATAGTTACCCGGGGTCCCGTTGGCAATGCAAAAGGATCACTTCTGCCATCTTCGATTTGTCTTAACCTAGTCTCAGGATCCGTAGAAGGAATTATACCCCCAACCGTACCCACCGCCACAGGAACATCAAAATCTTCCCCATCGTCTTGGGGTTCTTGGGCTGGGGGAATAGGAGGAATATCTTGGGAAAAATCATCCTCATTATTACCAATGGTACATCCCCCCAAAAATAACAAACTAGAGAGCAATAAAATAGATATTTTATTCATAGAAAAAAAGTGAATTTTGATAGACTATTTTAACAATAATCCTTAAATATATTTTACTCAAATTCATCTTGTTGGATCATTCCTCTCATGCTACTAATACCTTTTTTGATGCGACGGGACACAGTAATAACACTAACCCCCAAACGCTCTGCGGTTTCTTTTTGGGTTAAATCTTGTAAAAAAACAAATTCTAATACTTTGCGAGTAGTATCTTCTAATTGAGATAAAGCACCTTGAATTCTGATCTTATCTTCTTCTACTAACTGAAAACTATGGTACTGAGAATCTGGGAGCATTTCCCCAAGAGTAGATCTATCCTCATCCTGACTAGTTTTCGCATCAAGGCTCAGAGGCTCTCTATTTCTATAAGCTAGTTTTACCTCTTGCCATTCCCCTAAGGATACTCCTAATTTTCTGGCAATTTCGTGATCATTAGGCTGACGTTTTAACTCTTCTCTCAACTCTCTGACCACACGATTCGCTTTATTTTTTAATTCTAAACAACGACGGGGAATCCTGACAGAATAACCTTTATCTCTGAGATAATGTTGAATTTCTCCCCGAATGTAGGGAAGGGCAAAAGAACTAAAAGCAAAACCTTTTTCTATGTCAAATCTTTCGATCGCCCTTAGTAAACCGAGACTACCAACCTGTAACAAATCATCAAAATTTTCTTGACATTGATTTGTCCAATGGGATGCCTCTTTTTTTACCAAACCTAAATTTAACTCTACAATACGATTGCGAACTCTTTGATCCTTGTTTTCGGCGTAGAGCGCAAATAATTCCTCGTTGGCTGTTTTGTACTGAGTGGTAGATTTTATGGGCATTTTCTTATCTCTGCTTATGAAATTCTTATCCAAATTATCCGATGGCTGTCTCGGTAATAACTTAGTTAGGCTAACGAATCTTTCAAGACACGTTTACATCATATGTTACTTTCATCTATTTACACAACCGTATTTTTACTGTTTTTGTTTACTCTAAAAAATGCAATACTTAGCTATTTTTACGGACACTTTACAAATATTTATTAAGTTTTATAACTTATGACTAAAGATTCTTTTATTTTGTTATATTTAATACCACTATATCATATTTATATCGCTATGGTAGTCTAACTGCACTTATAAGATATGCCAAATAACAGGAAAAGGTAAATCTATTTATGAAACAAGCCTCACACTCTATTACTTATCAATTATGAAGAATTGATTTTAGGCATTTTTGTACGATGGTTGCATAGTCATAATCATTAATAATTAATGATATTTTTTCAAGACATAAAGCTTTTTTCTTTCAAATTATTGGTAATACTTTATTCTCAATTTATTTATAATTGCTATCTTTATTTTTGATAGTTAACAAGTTTTAAAATAATTTTTATTTAGTCACTCAATTCATTGTGGGTAATACCAATGAACCGCTCACAATGTAAAATATATAATTGCCCTAAAATCCTTTTGATTTGATGTTTCAACTACGAGCGCCCTTTAAACCCACAGGAGACCAACCCACCGCCATCAAATCCATCATCGAAGCCTTGGAAAATGGCGATCGCTTCCATACCCTTTTAGGGGCAACGGGTACAGGCAAAACTTATACGGTGGCAAATGCGATCGCCCATCACCAAAAACCCACCTTAGTTTTAGCCCATAATAAAACCCTCGCTGCCCAATTATGTGAAGAATTAAGGCAGTTTTTCCCCCACAATGCCGTGGAATATTTCGTTAGTTATTACGACTATTATCAACCAGAAGCCTACATCCCCGTTACCGATACCTACATCGAAAAAACCTCATCCATCAATGATGAAATCGATATGTTGCGCCACTCCGCTACCCGTTCATTATTTGAGCGTCAAGATGTAATTGTGGTGGCTTCTATCAGTTGCATTTATGGTTTGGGTATCCCCTCAGAATATTTAAAAGCCTCGGTGAAACTGACCGTTGGGCAAGAATATGACACCCGCCAACTATTACGAGATTTAGTAACCATTCAATATACCCGTAATGACATCGAACTAGCACGGGGTAGTTTTCGACTCAAAGGGGATGTTTTAGAAATCGTTCCCGCCTACGAAGATCGAGTAATTCGCCTTGATTTTTTTGGAGATGAAATCGACTCAATTTCCCTTTTAGACCCCGTAGATGGCTCATTTATCCAGCAATTAGAAAGGATTAATATCTACCCCGCAAGACACTTTGTTACCCCCCAAGATCAGTTAGAAAGTGCGATCGCCTCTATCAAAACAGAATTAGAAATTAGACTAATAGAACTAGAAAAACAAGGAAAATTAGTAGAAGCCCAACGACTAAAACAAAAAACTCGCTACGACTTAGAAATGTTGCAAGAAGTCGGCTACTGCAACGGCGTAGAAAACTATTCTCGTCACCTAGCAGGAAGACAACCGGGAGAATCTCCCGAATGCTTAGTAGATTATTTCCCCAAAGACTGGTTATTAGTGGTAGATGAATCCCATGTTACCGTACCACAAATTAGGGGAATGTATAACGGAGATCAAGCTAGAAAAAGAGTCTTAATTGATCACGGTTTTCGACTCCCTAGCGCGGCAGATAATCGCCCCCTCAAAGCAGAGGAATTTTGGCATAAAGTTCATCAATGTATTTTTGTTTCGGCTACCCCTAGCCAGTGGGAAATTGAACAATCAGAAAGTAATATTTCCCAACAAATAATTCGTCCTACAGGTATTTTAGACCCAGAAATATTTATTAGACCTACCGAAAATCAAATTGATGATTTATTAGGAGAAGTCAAGAAAAGAATAGCTAAAAAAGAGCGGGTATTGATTACTACCCTTACTAAAAGAATGGCAGAAGATTTAACCAATTATCTTCAAGAAAGAGATATAAAAGTTCGATATTTACACTCCGAAATCCAGTCTATTGAAAGAATAGAAATCATACAAGGTTTGAGGGCAGGAGAATTTGATATTCTCATCGGGGTGAACCTACTCAGAGAAGGTTTAGACTTGCCTGAAGTATCTTTAGTAGTCATTATGGATGCTGATAAGGAAGGTTTTTTACGATCAGAAAAATCTTTAATTCAAACCATCGGACGTGCCGCCCGTCATGTTAATGGGGAAGCCATTTTGTATGCAGATAACTTAACCGATAGCATGGAAAGAGCTTTAAATGAGACAGAAAGAAGAAGAAAATTACAGTTAGCTTATAATAAAAACAATAATATTATTCCTCGGTCAATTAGTAAAAAATCTAGTAGTTCTATTTTAGAATTTTTAGATATAACCCGTCGTTTGAATAGTGAACAATTAGAAACGGTTTATAATCATATTGAAGAAGTAACCCTAGATAAAATTCCCGATTTAATTAAACAATTTGAAGAGCAAATGAAAACTTATGCTAAGGAATTAGAATTTGAAAAAGCGGCAGAAATGAGAGATAAAATTAAAAATTTAAGGGCAAAATTAAGAACTAATTAACTGGAGTGAGGGATAACATTTATATTGTTTTTAAAGTCCGAAATTTAAAAGGGCTAGAAAACTAGCCCTTTATTTTTGATAAAAAATCGAGTGACGTTCCAATCATCAAAGATGAAGGATTTTTGGGCTGAACTGGCTCCTTTCACTAACGCTACTCACGAGTCTTACGGGTTCATGGCTAGGCTTTGCAACCTACTCCTCAAGCGTTAAATTCCCGTCCGCCCGACGGTATGTATCTAAGATAACATATTGGATCTTGCATAAACAAGGAGAGTTTTTTGTTGAGTTTTTTAAGTTCAACTTGCCTCGTAAATCAGTCTCTCTATTCTTCTAAATATAATTAGAAATATCTTCGTTGCAATCATCGGCAAGATAGGAAAGGGAGCGAAATCTTAAGCCCACCAATTGTTCGTAGAGGGGATTTAGCTTACACATGGGGGGAATATGGACTATTTTCTTGCCAAATAGTTTAATATCTCTTTCAAAGGGGCATTGGGGAGGGATCATTTTACAAAGGAAACGAGCTACTCTAGGATCATCTATATCCATGCCATCCAGCCATTTTTTGACGGGATTGAGAACATCGATCGCACCTTCGCCTTTTCCTTGGGCAATGGTGTTATCATCTTTGTTTGTGGGATTCCAAAGGGTGGCTTCTAAGGACTTAAGGGCTTCTATGTCCAAGTCTAGGGCTTTGTGAAAACTATGGACAGCATCGGCTTCGGCTTGGGAATATACCCCATTGGCGATCGCCATCATTACCGCTGTACGCAAAAAGTTTTCTCTGATATCTGTATCTTCTCCCAATTCTGTAGCTAAATCTTGGGGAGAAATAGGTTCTAAATCACCTAGATTGGTGTTGGGCATCAATTCATATTGGGTTAAACTAGCTATTAAATCCTGCTCTTCGGGGTCAAAATGACCATCTGCATAGGCAACCGTTAACAACCCCCTTAGCCAAGCGGTTATGGTGCGATCGTCTAATTTTTGTATCTCACTAGTGACAACCGCCGAACTATTGTTATTTGTATTCATGATGACAGATAGAAAATCTAAACTACCTCTAATTCTATACAATGAATCCTAATTTCAAAATACGGAAATCAGTAACAATTGGGGTGGACTTTATAACGTGTTGTAATTAGGGAAGGATAGTTTTTTTTATTTTTTTTATATCGATTCGTTAGAGTCTCATCCGTCATGAGATGAATTTTAGTCAAGAACAAGTTAGAAATAAAAAATTAAAGATAAAATCCAAAGAGAATAAAACCTCATAGTTATCAATTTTGAACGTCCCTAGGGTATAATATTCAATCACATTCGATCTGTAAATATTAGGTGATGTCTGAGAAATTTTCCCGCCGTACTAAAATTGTAGCAACCGTCGGTCCTGGTTGTGCGAATCCCGAAACATTGCGCAAAATGATCCTTGCTGGCGCCAATACTTTTCGTCTCAACTTTTCCCATGGTACCCACGAAGTCCATCAAAGTAGTATTCGGATGATTCGCCAAGTGGAAAATGAGCTTAATCGTCCCATTGGTATTTTACAAGATTTACAAGGCCCTAAAATTCGGTTAGGTAAATATGAATGTGGTTCTATTGAATTACATGAGGGCGATCGCTATGTACTCACCAGTAGGGATGTAAAATGTGATGATAAAATTGCCTGTATTAGTTACGAACATCTAGCAGAAGAAGTTCCCCTCAATGCCAGAATCCTTCTTGATGATGGTAGGGTGGAAATGGTAGTAAAAGAAATTGATAAAGAAAATAGAGATCTTCATTGTCAGGTAGTGGTAGGGGGTGTACTCTCCAGCAACAAAGGAGTTAACTTCCCCAACGTTTATTTATCCGTCAAAGCCCTAACGGAAAAAGATAAAAAAGATTTAATGTTTGGGTTAGATCAAAGGGTGGACTGGGTAGCCCTTAGTTTCGTGAGAAATCCCCAAGATGTCTTAGAAATCAAAGATTTAATTGCCAGTGCCGGAAAATCTACCCCCGTCATTGCCAAAATAGAAAAACACGAAGCCATTGAACAAATGGAGGAAATTCTTTCTCTGTGTGATGGGGTTATGGTCGCAAGGGGAGATTTAGGGGTTGAATTACCCGCTGAGGACGTTCCCATTTTACAAAAACGCTTGATTCGTACCGCTAATCGTTTGGGTATTCCCATCATTACCGCCACTCAAATGTTAGACAGTATGGCAAATAGTCCTAGCCCCACTAGGGCAGAGGTTTCTGATGTTGCTAATGCCATTTTGGATGGTACCGATGCAGTAATGCTTTCCAATGAAACGGCGGTGGGTAAATATCCTGTTCAAGCGGTGGCTACCATGGCAAAAATTGCTAGACGCACCGAGGAAGAAAGGGATTCCATTGCCCCCCATATGCTCACCCAAATGGATAGTCAAAATATTCCCAATGCCATTTCTGGGGCAGTCGGGCAAATTGCTAAACAGCTTAAGGCTAGTGCCATCATGACTCTTACAAAAACGGGTGCAACGGCTCGTAACGTGTCCAAATTTCGCCCGAAAACACCAATTTTGGCGATCACCCCCCACGTGAGCATTTCCCGTCAACTACAGCTTGTCTGGGGAGTAAAACCTTTATTATTGTTGGATATGCCAGGTTTAAAACAGGTTTTCAGTTCGGCTATTGAGTTGGCAAGGGAAGAGGAGTTGTTAGAAGATGGTAATTTGGTGGTAATGACCGCAGGGACTTTACAGGGGGTAGCAGGTTCCACGGATTTGATTAAGGTGGAGATTGTAAAGGGTTTACTTAGCGAGGGCCTTGGTATCGGGCAAGGGGTCATTACTGGGCGCACCAAGGTAATCCATGATGTTAATAACCTTACTAATTTTAATCAGGGGGATATTTTGGTGGCGAAAGGCACGGATAATAATTATGTAGATGCCATGCGTTTGGCTAGTGGTATTATTACCGAGGAGGGTGGAGTGCGATCGCACGCTGCCCAGATAGGAATGC of Cyanobacterium sp. HL-69 contains these proteins:
- the cysS gene encoding cysteinyl-tRNA synthetase CysS, encoding MINSKITLYNSLSNREEEFNTVCENEVKMYCCGITVYDYCHLGHARTCIVWDVVRKYLQWRGYKVTYIQNFTDIDDKILNRAKKENSSMEEVSERFIKAYFEDMERLNVTPANAYPRATHALDGIKKLVWELEQKGYAYEKGGDVYYSVHKFADYGKLSGRKLEDLQAGAGGRINQSGVEKEHSSDFALWKSAKAGEPSFDSPWGKGRPGWHIECSAMVRDMLGETIDIHAGGNDLIFPHHENEIAQSEAVTGKSLANYWMHNGMVKVEGEKMSKSLGNFITIRELLEQYEPMAVRLFVLQANYRKPIDFTKDAMESATNGWHTLGEGLQFGFKHGEALNWTEKTQHTMIKSVQERFCQEVDRDFNFAAGVAILFDLAKDLRRESNIMIHEGKTTTSSQELGDKWHTLMTLADVLGLKLDAVQSDTTSAQMSDEEVENLVQERITARKNKDFAQGDRIRDILKEQGITLIDGAGGVTKWHR
- a CDS encoding Circadian input kinase A; translation: MKNKVKQINVGLVALIIFAYLGNYFNLRLFFGVDFIFGTIFVWLISYYYGKFWGTVAGFIAGVHTYFLWGHIYSVILYTLEAFTVNFFWQRKSKSLVLLTTLFWLIIATPLIIISYLYILKVSLLGVLLIILKQTINGILNAIIASIFIYYFPLNKILKVRTKKLVLPFEQTLFNLLIICTFIPLLLFSIIASNHQLQEIEGQIISRLNQVSESFTNKINLWQQENQRAIALLAEKESSNGDDNRENNLSLIVNILPYFDTIYVTDEQGIIIDAVSKYQVRRTELIGVDISNTDHFIISKFNGQNLITELHSDIGNENQHIGFVSSITKNSQWSGLVYGAININSLQTFLNENATVFQTDMYLLGQQNKILFSASSHHTENQFFSLETDDNYEVRSPRYNNQYPDEGIYQSLPIVRGMPIMSRWRESSYFKQIPIPENLPLDIISSVPTRPYVDSLQRYYVRLLTIMMVIVLITFFLAYKISQNIVKPIKSLTKITTDLPEKITSDQSLEWEKTTIKEIEILSSNYQSMIIVLREKFTQLRESKENLAIRIAERTRELQLNTEKLELQIEKKQEIEQRLREKDERYELAVSGTNDGIWDWNLNTNEVYYSPAWMRIIGYEENPLPSILDTWFERIYQEDKENNLQEIYLYLNSKKELYQNIHRLKHRNGEYVWVQAKGKRDFDSNGKPYRLVGTITDITDKVKVEQELRIAKDQAEAANLAKSQFLATMSHEIRTPMNAVIGMTGLLLDTELTPEQQEFTEIIRTSSDSLLSIINDILDFSKIESGKLELEKQPFSLYQVVEESLDLLAPKASQKNIELVYFLDPDISPSIIGDVTRLRQVLVNLLSNAVKFTPKGEVILSANIDSPHLSDSQQGYLLFVVEDTGIGVPSNRMDKLFKAFSQVDASTTRNYGGTGLGLAICQKLVNLMGGRMWVESQGHVAGDCPPQWQITSHSDTKGSKFCFTIKTRFSSDIPSSMETNNSLLRGKKVLVVDDNEINRRMLLSQCHKFGLEVFVTASGEETLTLIDQEQPDIDLAILDMQMPKMDGVTLAKAISATEKYHSTPLILLSSIGHAEIEKALEQVNWAATLIKPIKQSRLYYILSKIIQNPALKAKPDQLSPISLTDSMGGQELAITTPLKILIAEDNIINQKVITNILKRLGYRADVVANGLEVLDTLRRQSYDLILMDVQMPEMDGLTATRQIRTLWNSASNDFYGQPPQIIAMTANAMEGDRERCIEAGMNDYLSKPVRVEALIEKLKTVKRSDSAVIFNNSYQKEKPVIKRSMTELDPNIIAELKDMIGEEDFEEVFQDLINSYLEDSPKLMEGLKLGVEKQDLAQIKISSHTLKSSSVTLGATYLSDLCRQVEAHTSDGNMKAMGELLPLILTEYDHVEDLMKEQLQKLN
- a CDS encoding putative ABC transport system ATP-binding protein; its protein translation is MENKDSSLDNCLIKLENIYKIYGSGNTEVVALSDVNLTIEPGEYCSIMGTSGSGKSTMMNILGCLDRPTKGEYYLNGDNVASLSSRQLAIIRNQRIGFVFQQFHLLAQLSALENVILPMKYAGVSPEEQKARAVEALTKVGLENRLHNRPNQLSGGQQQRVAIARAIVNKPLILLADEPTGALDSETTKEVMKIFEDLNQEGMTIILVTHEHEVAQLTNRAIQFSDGKIIHNNYKIPSLTHQSV